The Peromyscus eremicus chromosome 2, PerEre_H2_v1, whole genome shotgun sequence genome includes the window TTTTGAGTGTGTATAACAGGTCTATACTGAACCTTACTTAGTGCTAGGATAGTCTTCTACAGAATCACAGTTAACGTTAACCACACTTAGTCACTGCACTCCTAGTAATCCATGTCTAGCTTTCTGAGCGAAGCTGAAATACATGGTATTTGAAAGCTTATAGACGGTCTTGTTTTTTGGCTTAATTTACAAAATATGCATCACATCCCCTTGGCCGCCACTGCaatatcatcattttttttttttttttttttttttggtttttcgagacagagtttctctgtgtagctttgtgccttttcctggaactcacttggtagcccaggctggcctcgaattcagagatccacctggctctgcctcccgagtgctgggattaaaggcgtgcgccaccactgcccggctaatatcatcatttttaaaagggcctatatgtgtatttttctgtgatcataaaatcattttcctaTACATTGTGGGTGCAGGTGAAATTGTCCATTCGAATTGGTTGCAGGATTTCTTCCTACTCAGGTGGTTTAGGGGACTTTCTATTAGTTTTTCTATGATATCGTCTTTGGAGTATGGAGAAGCAAAGTTAAAGGCTCTTACTTGTCACAGGGTCACTTCAAGTTCTGAAAGACATTTAGGGTGCTGGTAGAGTCCCAAACAGACACAAAGGAGCTGTCATTCCATGTCCCCAGCAGCTTTACGTATCTTTATAGGGggtggagactgaggcaggagtgcCTGCCCTCGGTTCTACAGGGCCTTCCTATGCCTCCATCACGGCCTATGTTGCAGCCTGCTTCCACAGCCCACCCGGGGCGAGTGTCAATACCCTCTCAGTTACCATGGGCAGTTCAAGATAACACATGCAGAGGCCACTAGACTCCAGTATACCATTACTTAAAAGAAATTGTGTAATTATCTGATGGGGTCAACTGAGCTAAATGTCTCCTGGGTCATTAACCATACAggaaggggctgggggtgggggcaaaaCGGTTTGTGAAAACAAGAAACGAGAATGTTCTTGCTTCCACAAGCAAGTTATATTCTCATTTCCCTCCTTAACTCTGGATACTTCTAATAAGAAGGGTAACTCCCCTTAGTCATTTTACAGAGACTAACGACAAAGAGATGTTGTTACACTCGAGTATCCCTTAGTCAAAATGCTTGGGACCAGGTATGCTCCAGGGTTTTTGGATCTTGCAATATTTACACAGACTTTACTGTTTtggtccattaaaaaaaaaaaaaaaaaaaaagagagagagagagaaatctgaaaACTTCCCCTGGATGATGCCAGCATTCAAGCAGTTTGGATTTCAGAGCACGTTGGATGTCAGATGCCCACTACCTGTAAAAGCAGGCAGGTTTCACCCAGTACTTAGGAGCCAGGCACTCCAAAGGCTTCACAATTACAGTCTTGTTCAATCTGGATAAGCGCCTTATGTATGATGCGGGAATGTTTAGAGGatgagaggaggcagaagaaagtAGCTCGAGCAAGACCCCCACTGTTAATACAGATGGGCAGCGCGGCACGGGCACAGGAGCCACCGCCCCTTACCACCGCAAGCTGGGAAGGAGGACAAGCAAAGATGATCTCAAGGCAGGAAGAGAAACCCAGAGTGTGCCAGGGAAGAGGTAAACGGAGATGGGGACATGGATAAGGAGTGAGGCCCATGACTGGGGCTCTGTCAGACAGGAAAGGACAGTCAGGGAGAGGGGCAGCACAAGTGGAGACAGGTCCCAAAGTGTGCGAGAAAAAAACACACAGGGCATGGCGGGAGCTGGGTGTTTCAAGAAGACAGCTGTGCACCTTATGTGACCCTCCAGAACCTTTGCCAGGCTgatggctggggctggggagctgACTGTCGACAGAGACTGAGAGTTGCAGATGGGAGATTAGCAGAAAACAGAAGCCAGCGAGTCAGTACCGGAGTCCAGTCCAATACGTTTTTCTCTACCTCTTCCTGCCCCATAGGGCAAGTAAAGTGCTCATGCATCATCGAACCCCGGTGCTCCATCCCAAGTGGGCCTTTCCAGCCCAGAGGCCTGTGAGAGGAAAGGTCATGTGCTAAGAACCCGATCTGCACCCCTCAAGGGTGTGTGTATGGAGCGGGGAAGAGCAAGGGCAGGGGAGCCCTGCTGCCCCACTTTAAATACTGACTCCATGCAACTCCAAACATAACTTCTCCGTCTCAGCTTTCCCATCGCTAAAAGGCAGCCGATATCAGTACAGGGGTTTGGTGGTGGTAAAGATATCAATATGtggaaaatacacagaacaaAACTTGAGTGCATAACAAGAACTTGCTAAAAAGCCAGGCCTGGACTTTCCCCTTACGTTCTCCCGGCTTGCCAAGGCACCCGGGCCTCTCTAATTGGAACATTTGGGCTTTCTCACTGATTCAGAGCAGGCACCATTAGAATAAGCCTGTGACCACAGCTCCCATGCTATAGGAAGTTCAGAGTATCTCAAAAGTGACCTCACAATTTCAGGATGCCATCCAATCCACTATCTACGAGAGCCAAAGTTCACTGCATCTACAGATCATCTCAGAATGGTGGTAGAACACAGGCCTATGCAACAGAAAGGCCTCCATCACCCGGGAGCTACTGTTTAGATACCCTCTTTAGGACGTGCCACACACAGCTCCTAGTATCTAGGGTTAAAACCATAACTGGAACATgtcctgctcttccaaaagagAGCTTCTCAGAAAGAGTCCTACTttgggcattttttaaaaaaagatttatttattaatttattatgcatacagtgtactgcctacatatatgcctgcatgccagaagagggcactagatctcactatagatggttgtaagcccccatgtggttgcttggaatttgtgggagcccgttttcaggtctgcatagaggatgattaggaccacgggcctgagtgcaggtgcagagatggtctgcacttggctgtgctgggggaggaggtcttttgttccaccccttggcgtctctataaaaaccccgGGGCAGAGACAGTgagggcccgttggaaaaggttccaggcccacTCGacgctatcctttattttctatctgtttatctccgcaataaatccttctatctaatatttcctgctgctcacactcaagaaaactctgggggagctgtgggggtggtgggtaaacgccccacaggaattgaactctggaagagcagccagtgctcttaacctctgagccatctctccagcccccaactttgGGTATTACTTCACACCTTTACTTTAAAGAACAGGGTAGTCTTAAGAGGACAGGCTACTCTGAGACACTTGGCAGCATCCAATTTCTCACTACGTACCTGGCAGTCATCCACATCTACTTCAAGGAACACCACACTGGAATACTTTTCAGAGAGGGactggaaaattaaaaattaaccaaaaagtGTTAGAACTAGATAATGGCAGTCAACATAGTTATGCTTCAAGAGAAATGTAGagattaaagatttatttacttttattttatgcatgagtgttttgcctgcatgcacgtctgtgtaccgtgtgtgcctggtgcctgcagaagccagaagagggcgctgacTGCCCCGGAACTAGTTATAGAAGGTTGTGACCctccatttgggtgctgggaaccaaacctaggtcccctggaagagcagctcatttttttttttttttttttttttggtttttcgagacagggtttctctgtgtagctttgcgcctttcctgggactcacttggtagcccaggctggcctcgaactcacagagatctgcctggttctgcctcccgagtgctgggattaaaggcgtgcgccaccaccgcctggctggaagAGCAGCTCTTAACCAGAGGCACCTCTCCAGTTCCATATActaaaaactttttaatttttatttattactgtattattattactgtatgtatgtatgcatgccatAACATGCACGTGGAAGTCACAGGGCAActtttgggagctggttctctttaGTGTGGGTTTCAAGGATCCACACCGGGCCAGCAAGCTGTTTGTGCCCTTTTttgctgagcaatctcaccagTAAGATCTAAAAATCCAGCTGAGACTAGGTAAGCATCAGGGACACTGCTGTCTCTGAGCTGAAGTTTCTCAAGTGTAGACTAATTTAGCACTGTAACTGAGGCCTGAATTTCACACTaggcccaggtttcaaataggagagagacagagagagagaaaaaaattacttaaacaAAGCTAACTCCCGAAAGTCGTCCCCAGCAAACTTTATTATGTAAGTTGTTAATGCTACTCCGTTTGGGCCAATGACACAGGAAAACCAAGCACAGCCCTCACACCCACCCACTCATTACCGGTCCTTTCACCCCAGCTTGTGACCACTAGCCAGCCTCGAAGCCCAGAGCTCCTAGACTCACATGAAAGAAGGGCTTGATCATTTTGCAAGGTCCGCACCATGTGGCAGAGAAGTCCACAACTACAAGCTTGTCTCCCGCAGACGCCAGGGCCTCTTGAAAAGCTTCCTGAGGAGGGAGAAACAAACACCTGTGTTACATACTTTCACTTTCCAGAAGACATGGCCAGGTGTGACGCATGCCTTCAAACCCAGTGccctctcaggaggcagaggtaggcgatCATCTCCGGGTggtggccaacctggtctacactggccagtttcaggccagccagtgaGACCACCCCTCTCCCCGCCAAAAGGAAAAAACctaagcaaacacacaaacagtAAAGAGATATTAAATACAACCTAGGAGTTTCTGCTCTTAGGGCCTACTTTTTATCCAAAGCAACCAAATAAAAGTGGCTTGAAAGGAATCTTGCACACAGTTGGTACTGTTATACTTGACAAGATGAAATGAGAAAGTCTTCACGTCTCCAGGAATGCCTTATAAACTATTGTGAACTGACTAATCTGGGCGTAGTGATTGCGCTGCGGACCCAGGgccctgcacatgctaggcaagtgctctgcccttgcagtccatctccagcccctgactgcTTCCTATGATAGACACTGGATTCTTAGGGGCTAACGAAAGGAGCCTCCAAGACTGAACGAAGAAGCCCCAAGACACAGTTAAGCAATGGAAAAGTCACAAGTTACTTAACCAATGGGGAAATAAAAGAACTTGTCTAGGGTGAAACATGGGAAAGATCTCAGACCCCATGGCAGAGTCCAGGGGACAGACCTTCTACTCAGGTCACCATCAGCATAAACAGATTTTATGTGCTTTGTTAtaagatttagtgtgtgtgtgtgtgtgtgtgtgtgtgtgtgtgtgtgtgtgtgtgtctgctggtgcacagaggcccaaagagggcatgagatcccctTGAGCTGGAGCCATGGGTAGTGGGTACTGAAggagggtcctctggaagagtaggaaGCACTCTGCACAGCtctgccagctctccagccccttcgcGGTGGTTTACACAGGGCTTCTAGAGTTGGAATCACACTGCTTCTCAACCTTTGGCTTTTGCCCTATGACCAAATCTCACTGTTCTTTAGATGAATCCAAGTTTTAGTTCCTCAAGAAGAAATTCTTCTTTGGCTGTTTTGCTTAAGTAACACCCATCACATGAAAGTCCCAgcaaaaaaatgattaaaaaaacaaaccctcacCACCAGCCTCCCTGAATTATTTACCCAAAGCCTTGATACTGTAACCCTGGGAACCTAACATTCTAGTTACCAGGGACTCGTTTAAACCGCATCTGTCACTTGGTGCTGACCAAAACTCAAACTGGGCCAACAAAGATGAGTCCCAAAACACAAACAGCTATATCTGCAGTAACACTTCCTCCAGAGGAAAAATGTGGGTCAAACTAGCTATCCAAAACCAAGgcagcccggcggtggtggcgcatgcctttaatcccagcactctggaggcagaggcaagtggctctccatgagttcaaggccagcctagtctacagagaaaccctgtctggaaaaacaaaaaacaaaacaacaacaaagacaaattAAGAATCATATTAGATCTGGCCCAACAAAGGAAAGTAAATATATACACCGCTATAAAGTTaaaacatatatgtacacacacccaaacaaaaaaacctaatgaGTTTTCATGGAGtatagttattttattatttttttattttaattttatgtgtgtccatgtttctgtctccatgtatttatgtacatcacttggtgcctggtgccttcagaggccagaagatgcatgggaactggagttacagatgattacaAACCACCACGTGAGTGCCGGGAAGTGAACAGCCATCCTCGGAAAACCAGCCAGCTCTTATCCTCTGAACCGTCTCTTCAGCCCCGACTACAATGAATTACTTTTTCAGGTTTTTAACTTCTAGCTAATATTTTCTCAAGAAAAATAATCACGTGTCATTTCTGAGAATAGTACAGAATAGCTATGACAACTTCCAGAGATTAGCCTAGTTATACAGTCCATCAACCCCAAGCTCTGGGTAAGAAGAGAGCTAAGGGTTAGGGTCAGGAGGTAGGAAAGCAGTGAAAAGCAATGGAAACTACTCTTCCAAACTACCACTGGCTGATGCAGATAAATTCCACATAAAACCTCCCCTTGTATGATTTTCCGACAGGCCACACCACCCATTCTTTACCACAAGACAAAGGCCAAGACGGTATGGCAGGCTGGTCTGATGACACCCACGTCTGGAACATGGCTGACCCTCAATAAAAATTTGACGAGACTGCATGAAAAGCAGGACGAACTGCATTTTCAAACACTCTCAAGGATTCCCCAAACAGCTATGAATCAAATCTAGGTCAAACTACCGAGGACTCTGAGAAAGAGCCTTGCCATCCTAATTCCTGGCTTCAGGGAGCGTGAGTTACAGAGGCAGGATGTGCAAACTTCATAAAACAAGTTCTCTTCTCCAGATGTGTACACTTGCCTGAACTACAGGCTTGAAGAGTATTCAGAATTATCTACTAAGAAGCAAATCCAAATCTGAGCTCCAGAAACTAATAATCACAGTTAGTAAATGGTTGCATCACTAACACAATGATCTGGAGACAAAACAACACAGACGCAGTAGTTAGGAGCAGTCACTACCatgcatcttcacacacacacacacacacacacacacacacacacacacacacacacacacgcaagctcCGAGGCTGGCAAGGTGACTCAGCAGattaaggtgcttgccaccaagactgaggaaccgagttcaatacccaggacccacaaggtagGAGTGAACCAACCTTCCCAAGTTCTTTTTCTGATCCCCACAAGTGAATACCCCACCCCTACAcataactttaaaacaaaacagaaagccccAAACACAAACCCATACCCAGCCCAGAGGAAATAATACAAAGTGTTCTTTGcttcttgagacaggttctcacctGTAGCCCAGGAcggtggtgatcctcctgcctcagcctcctgagtgctagtgaTTAGAGGCATGAGCCAACACCCTGGTCTAACACAGCGGTCTGTAAAGCACTGAGCAAAGTGACTTGTGTGTAGTTCAATAAATAGCAGTTttagtcttaaaaataaacaaagcaaaccaCCTGTTGGTTTCTTCAAGACACCACAGTCCATCACTCCACTCCTGTCTGGAGACAGACCCCAGGGGCCCTTACTTATCCATACAGTCCTCAGAAACAGCTGTTGTGCATGGTTAAACCAGCCAACTTAAACTCATCAGATTAACCTTTGGGGCCCAAGCCTTTTATGAATAACTGGTTTCCTGTCACCCATGTACTCCTTTCCTACTGGAATGGCAAAAGTCCCGTAAGGAAGACAGTTTAGACTGGTAAGGACCCAAATGGGCGCCGAGTCTAAGCCACTGGTAGTGAGTGGGTagattctgagcaaactcatttgTGTTGAGACCCAACCAGGCCCAAACAGTTGCTCAAAACTGGAGGCGTGTTTCTGCCTACCTGGAGCTCCCTTAGACAGCTGGGTTAACAAGTTAACTAGGTTACCCTGTAAGACAGTCTTCCATACATCAATTCCCACCACCGCCCCTTTCACGGTCCACTTTACAAATATTCCCCGGGTAGTTACAGTGTAACAGGCGCTGGGTTTCCCAATCTGGAGGATATTTTGGTTCTCAGTAACCTTCGAATATGGCAACAGTTTTTCCCCctgggtatttttttcttttcccaaaggGCAAAACCAGGACTTTGTAGTGGACTACTCCCCGACTGCAGCAAAGGCCACTCACTTACTGTGGGTCAATCACCGAAACCTTAGGGTAGCGAGGCCCCTGGGCCCAGACATTGGGGACTGAGTCATTCCAAAGCTAGCGCTGCCGGAAACACGCCCTGAGccgcaggaggaggaggagtcccgCGGGCGCGGCCTGGACCTTTCTCCTTAGCAGTCACCTGGAGGGGCACCCATCCAAGGGTCCCAACAGGGACCCGCCCCCGTGCACCGACCGGGCACTGGTGGTCCTCTAGGTGGCGGGCCACTGATGGAGGCAAACTCCGGCCTAGCCCTGCGGCACAGCACAACCCCGCGCTGCGTATGGCACCTTATCGGCGAGGAGCGGCGGTTCTCCACTTCCTCCCTGAGATTCCGAATCCTGATTCAGACCCGGGTTCCCTGGAGGACCCCCCACGCCCCTGTCCCATGGTTTCACCTCCGCCAGATTCGGGCTGGCGGGAGACTGCAGCTCGGGGAACCCAGGTGCCGCCAGTGCGTGCACCTCCTGTACCCGGCGTTCCAGGGTCTCCCGGTCCCCTCCCCCAGGGCGTGCTCTGCAGCCCCCGGCGCGCACAGGCCCCGGGCTGCTCGGCCGCCAGGGGTACAGAGGGCGGCCTCCACAGCACCGCGGGGTGCGCGCGGCGCCCGGGCACGCGTACCTTGCTCTCGATCAGCTTCACCATTTTGGCTGTCGCCGGGAGGAACCACACGAGTTTCTGTAGAACCCGATGGAAACGGATCCGAGGCGCCGGACGGAGCTTGCAGCCGAGCGCGGCGCCCGCCTTCTCTTTATAGCGACAGGGAGGAGCACGGCGGGGCGGGGCGGACGGGGGCGCGCGCGGCGGGGACGCGCTCCCCAGCCTCCCGCTCCCGCCAAGGCGCCTCGGCAGGCCACGCCCAAGCCACGCCTCCAAGGGGGTGGAGCGGAAGTCAGGATTCCAGAGGGCGGAGCCATAGCCGGCTACTTGAGTAGCTCCGGGACTGCCTTAGTGCTGGCCCTTCGTTCCGCGCGGTCGAACGGGGACCTTGGCGTCCAGGGGGAGGAGCTAGCGCAGGCGCCTGGAGCCGCCTCGGGGATCTCCGGGCTCCTAGACACCACCCTGAACTTACACGGTGGGAAGGAACCGTAGGTCCTTCGCTGTCCACTGTGCACGGCTGGGTGAGGTTGATCGCAGTCCCCTCTCACACTCTAGAGTCCCTCTAGGATCACATTGGCCATGCCCCAAACAGATGTAAGTCAGATACTTCCAGACTGGGGCTGGGGACAACTTTAGGACTGCCCAGGCAGAGGTGTATCCTTTGACCAGGACGGCCATGCTGCGGTTCACCTCAAAGTGCTGAGTAACGATGACTAGGAAGTGTCCGAGTGCGCgccctcccctcctttctgaaGATTTCCCTGacacttctctctcccctccttccttatTCTTTAACGTTCGAAAGTGAACCTGCTGCTCGAGAGGGACAGAGCCGTTTAGTGCCCGTGTTTTGTGCCCCATACGCACGCAGGCATAATGGAGATCGGGTTGTCCAGCTCACAGCGTTGTCTTGAAGGATTTAAGGGCTTGAAAACTGACGAGGACAGCGCTTGGCACATAGGAAGGACTCAATAAACGATTCTAATTATAGCCATCGTGAGCACTAATTAAGCTTGCGTGGTGCCATGCGGGCCTTGCTGAGTTTGGCTGCCTTGTATTTACAATGACAGTGTACCTGCATTGCGGAGATATTTCTGCCTTGGGAGACGCCAGAAGAGTGTCAGTGATAACTGGGGTGATGTGCAGGAGGACGGGGTGTGATGGTAGTTAAGACATTGTTAAGGTGGCTTTGTGCAGCCCGAAGGCTTGAGTGCGTCTGTATGTGCAGGTTTCGAAGCTGAGGTGGAGACTGGACAGAGAGCTAGCATGCTGGGAGGAAGTAGCCAACCCTGCATTTTCAGAGCTGAGCAGATCTACATAAATCTGCATCCAGATGTGAAGCACTGAAGGTGGTGAACTGTCCGCCCCCTTCTCCCCCTTGTTTAGAACTAGAAGAAAACCAGAATTTTTTAACCAATTGTGCGAAGTTTTTAGAGGGCTGAGGAATGCGAGTAATGAGTGAAGATGTGGACAAGAAGGAGCGTTCTGAGCACAGCACTGGACTGAGGGTGGATGCCTCCCTGAAGGCAGTAGCCTTCCTTATGAGGACAATTGAGGCAGAGAGGAACCCCGACAGGATGAGCAGAATCTGTAACGTGCTTTTCAACTGGTCTTTTCAGTCCAGCTACATTCCAGCTTCCTGGCTATTTAGTAGTTGGTGAATCTGTTTAGCAAGGACATGAAATCACTGACCTGTAGGACCTGGAAGGGTCCCTCCCTTAATTGACATCTCTCCACAGACCCTCAGAAGCCCACTGCCTCTGTTTTAGGAAGTCTCGACTCCCTGGCACCTGTACAGTACCAACACACAAGGGGTAAATGTGGAGGATGTTGCAAATACAGAGAATGAGGAACTGGGAGGTCAGAGAATATGTTAATAGTCCCCCTGCCATCTCTCCTGTCTGCATCCTCACTTAGCAGCTGGGTTACTCTAGGCCAGTTTATTTAGCTTTCCCATGTCCCAGTTTCCCCTGTGAAATGGAGATAATACCACCTCATGCTGAAGGCTTGAGCTACAATACTGTATGCGTAAAGTACTGAGATTTGTGCTTACTGCTTAGCACCACATGAACTGATTGCAGGCTGTTAGACAGAAAGACGTCTGTCTGAGATGAGGGCAGAGCTGAGGTGGATGGGGAGAGTAGAAAACAGGTGTTAGTCTTAAGTAATCAGGAAGTtcgtcaaaacaaaacaaaacaaacgaaaaaccactgatgctgtaacatgaatctcagaagcaaAGGGCTGCTTTCCTCCCAAAGGGTGCAAGAAAAGTGAGCTGGACCTGGCCTTAAGCAAGATCCCTGTGTACAGGTGCATGGGAAATGGTCCTTAGGATTTCAGTTAAAAGGAAGCGATATTCTGTGTGGAGAGTGGTATGCAGAGGAATTTCATGGAAGCCCAGAAATGGAAGGTCCATTTGTGTAGAGCAGTATGGGGCAAGAGGAGAGAGGATATAAAGATCTTCATTTGAGGAACTGACTCCAAGTACTAACCAGTACTCCCATTTGCAAGGAACTCTAG containing:
- the Txn gene encoding thioredoxin, with amino-acid sequence MVKLIESKEAFQEALASAGDKLVVVDFSATWCGPCKMIKPFFHSLSEKYSSVVFLEVDVDDCQDIAADCEVKCMPTFQFYKKGQKVGEFSGANKEKLEASIAEFA